GATGGCGGCTCCTCTGCCCTGTCCAGAGCTGTTGTAGCCATAGGCTGAGGCTGCATAGCACATAGCCGCGACTTCCACGGCATCCCTCTGGGTGCTCTGTAGGCTCCCCATCATCCTTGTGACTATTGATGCTAGTATCTGGGGCTCTATCCTCACGCTACTAGCGCTTATCACTGGTATCCCGAGCTTCTTGGCTAGAGGCACATAGTCCACACCGCTGTGGTCGAAGATTATGAGTTTATAGCCTGCACTAATTAGTTCCTGGATTAGCTTGGCTACAAGCCGGCTCTTGCCCGTACCAGTAGCTCCGAAGACACCTACGTGGTAGTTTATCCAGGCGGTGTCAAGGGGGAGTCTCCACCCGCTATACTTGTGCCTGCCCACGAACACTGGGCTGCTAACAGTGAGAAACTCTGTGAGGGGCTCCGCGTTAGTAAGCCTAAACACCCTGCTACCCGGCGTGGGCGCATAGATATTGCTCTGGAAGCCCTGGCCAGAACTGCACAGCTTACCGTTTAGGCATATGGCGCCGTAGATTTCCACGTATGCGTTGGTGAAAGGCATAACGGTCTCAATGCTCAATGCGTCGGGATGCTCTATGTAGATGTTGTGGATGCTCCTCCGGAGGAAGGGCTCATACCGGGTTATCCACCTAACCACACCGAGCATATAGTAGTCTTCTAGTCTGTGGTCATAGATGACTACCAGGTCCTCCTCGCGTACCTCAAGCTCACGATCCCTGCGCAGTGCTATTGGCGCGAATGCTACGCTGGCTCCACTAAGTACTATACCTACCTCCTCGCCCATCCGCGCTAGTGGTAGAGCCAAGGGGGCTCTCCACAATATAGCCTATAGCGATAATACCTAATAACGAGAAGCCTAGTAGACAAAGGCCATTAACGCCTTGAGGTAGTCTAGGTGTGGCGCTGAAGGCCTTACAGGGTGGTCTGGTGGCATTCCGCGGATACCCCCTACCGGTGTGTAGCTGCGCCCGGCTCTTGCAAAGCTCTCGGCAACAATGCTTGCGAAGTCGCTGCGGGAGAGGTGTGTGCTACAGCTGCTAAGCAGTACTACACCGCCCCTCTCTACAAGGTTTATGGAGGCAGTATAGAGCCTACGGTATGCCTTTACCCCCTTCTCCCAGTCCTTGGGGTCCGGTATGAATGCTGGCGGATCGACTGCTATGGAGGTGAATCTTGTATCCTTCAGTTTCTTCAGTACGGCCCAC
This DNA window, taken from Hyperthermus butylicus DSM 5456, encodes the following:
- a CDS encoding ATP-binding protein, with product MALPLARMGEEVGIVLSGASVAFAPIALRRDRELEVREEDLVVIYDHRLEDYYMLGVVRWITRYEPFLRRSIHNIYIEHPDALSIETVMPFTNAYVEIYGAICLNGKLCSSGQGFQSNIYAPTPGSRVFRLTNAEPLTEFLTVSSPVFVGRHKYSGWRLPLDTAWINYHVGVFGATGTGKSRLVAKLIQELISAGYKLIIFDHSGVDYVPLAKKLGIPVISASSVRIEPQILASIVTRMMGSLQSTQRDAVEVAAMCYAASAYGYNSSGQGRGAAIASECQQLTTGSVYRQKRLTQPSSQAGSNASGFDEFLGILGVVGQAFNLKTPTLAKLRLLARFSLPPELFDSLKTRGYEPRDIVEKALSSGAVVLDASDERDIEVKRGILASIASAVWEIISERREPINLGLVVDEAQNYACEHCGASSYALETIAREGRKWRFFIIVASQRITRDIKTSIRSNLGTVFFSKLQATGDLQELAGYLDLGKVTEASLAMLGRREFYVAGLMNPLRRPMLLRVDEVQI